Proteins from a genomic interval of Oceanispirochaeta crateris:
- a CDS encoding IclR family transcriptional regulator — MTKRSVVRAVDILTLLSESKTGLTLKEIVNETAIPKTTAYEIVQMLLEKSMIQSVEGRQIRYQVGVQAFVIGNRFLRNMDFVSRARPIIDETSTLLNMTVFLALLDGNQIIYLYKKEPQNVPIHTASIGNRGDVYCTALGKAILSQLPENQISPLLDSLEFRRRTKRTIMNKEDLIIDLEAIRQRGYSLDDREVLDFVFCVGAPVFDHSGSAVAGISAAGLYSDHRDVNKEGEILMDAGLRLSRLLGFDKPGDHPAGG, encoded by the coding sequence GTGACGAAACGCAGCGTGGTGAGAGCCGTTGACATACTGACCCTCCTTTCTGAATCAAAGACAGGGCTTACTCTCAAAGAGATTGTGAATGAGACGGCTATTCCCAAGACTACAGCCTATGAAATTGTGCAGATGCTGTTGGAGAAATCGATGATCCAGTCTGTTGAAGGCCGTCAGATACGGTATCAGGTGGGGGTTCAGGCCTTTGTCATCGGCAACCGTTTTCTCCGGAATATGGATTTTGTTTCCAGGGCCCGCCCAATCATTGATGAGACGTCTACTCTTTTGAATATGACCGTTTTTCTGGCCTTACTCGATGGGAATCAGATCATTTATCTCTATAAAAAGGAACCCCAGAATGTCCCTATTCATACTGCCAGCATCGGGAACCGGGGGGATGTTTATTGTACCGCTTTAGGTAAGGCCATCCTGTCGCAATTGCCGGAAAATCAAATTTCTCCCCTCCTGGATTCTCTGGAATTCCGGCGGAGAACGAAGCGGACTATTATGAATAAAGAAGATTTGATCATTGATTTGGAGGCTATACGCCAGAGGGGATATTCTCTGGATGACAGAGAAGTTCTGGATTTTGTATTTTGTGTGGGAGCTCCTGTGTTTGATCATTCCGGTAGTGCCGTTGCCGGGATCAGTGCGGCCGGTCTCTATTCGGATCACAGAGATGTCAACAAAGAGGGGGAAATCCTAATGGATGCAGGTCTGCGGCTTTCAAGGCTGCTCGGATTTGACAAACCCGGTGATCATCCTGCAGGAGGTTGA